One uncultured Gellertiella sp. genomic window carries:
- a CDS encoding NYN domain-containing protein: protein MFDPREKIALFIDGANLYAASKSLGFDIDYRKLLKAFQKRGYLLRAYYYTALIEDQEYSSIRPLIDWLDYNGYKVITKPAKEFTDSMGRRKIKGNMDIELAIDAMEQAETVDHLVIFSGDGDFTTLVEALQRKGRKVSVVSTMATQPPMIADDLRRQADHFIDLTTLRAEVGRDPSERAVRVVEPVTEDADS, encoded by the coding sequence ATGTTTGATCCACGCGAAAAAATAGCCCTGTTTATCGACGGCGCAAATCTTTATGCTGCCTCCAAGAGCCTCGGCTTCGACATCGACTACAGAAAGTTGCTCAAGGCCTTCCAGAAGCGCGGCTATCTGCTTCGCGCCTATTACTACACGGCGCTGATCGAGGATCAGGAATATTCGTCGATCCGCCCGCTGATCGACTGGCTTGATTACAATGGCTACAAGGTCATCACCAAGCCCGCCAAGGAATTCACCGATTCCATGGGTCGCCGCAAGATCAAGGGCAACATGGATATCGAGCTGGCCATCGACGCGATGGAACAGGCCGAGACGGTCGATCATCTGGTGATCTTCTCCGGCGACGGCGATTTCACCACGCTGGTCGAAGCCTTGCAGCGCAAGGGCCGCAAGGTCTCCGTCGTCTCGACCATGGCCACCCAGCCGCCGATGATTGCCGACGACCTGCGCCGCCAGGCCGACCATTTCATCGATCTGACGACGCTGCGCGCCGAAGTTGGCCGCGATCCGAGCGAACGCGCGGTCCGGGTGGTCGAACCCGTCACCGAAGACGCCGACAGCTGA
- a CDS encoding porin, whose translation MNIKSLLLGSAAALAVVSGAHAADAIVAAEPEPAEYVKVCDAFGTGYFYIPGTETCLKIGGLVRYDIKTGAEYGADGGWSKRSRFQLNVSTASDTEYGALKTSAKIRFNNDNNSDRFDINEATISLGGLTIGQTDSLFTTITGYAGNVIQDGDLVGYGPFDTQLIQYTYDAGNGFTIAGAVEHDPAGAGNPDDNYMPNLVAGAAYTNGTFGASGAVGYDNNSKSAVIKARLDGKFGIVSAFLLGEYNTDKNSVIGNHYAAFRGDWAAIAGLSANVSDSVAINTQFGYSQVKDWEVAANVAFTVVPGFTVTPEVDYVKDGVTGDHRWGGILRFDRSF comes from the coding sequence ATGAACATCAAGAGCCTTCTCCTCGGCTCCGCTGCAGCTCTCGCTGTAGTATCTGGCGCACATGCCGCTGACGCGATCGTAGCTGCTGAGCCGGAACCGGCTGAATATGTTAAAGTTTGCGACGCATTCGGCACCGGCTACTTCTACATCCCGGGCACCGAAACCTGCCTCAAGATCGGCGGCCTCGTTCGCTACGACATCAAGACCGGCGCAGAATACGGCGCTGACGGCGGCTGGAGCAAGCGTTCGCGCTTCCAACTGAACGTTTCGACCGCTTCGGACACCGAATACGGTGCCCTGAAGACCAGCGCGAAGATCCGCTTCAACAACGACAACAACTCTGATCGCTTTGACATCAACGAAGCCACGATCTCGCTCGGCGGCCTCACCATCGGCCAGACCGATTCGCTGTTCACCACGATCACCGGTTATGCCGGCAACGTGATCCAGGACGGCGATCTGGTCGGCTACGGCCCGTTCGACACCCAGCTGATCCAGTACACCTATGATGCCGGCAACGGCTTCACGATCGCTGGCGCTGTAGAACATGACCCAGCTGGTGCTGGTAATCCTGACGACAACTACATGCCGAACCTGGTTGCTGGTGCGGCCTACACCAACGGTACCTTTGGTGCCAGCGGCGCTGTCGGCTACGACAACAACTCGAAGTCGGCTGTTATCAAGGCTCGCCTCGATGGCAAGTTCGGCATCGTTTCGGCCTTCTTGCTCGGCGAATACAACACCGACAAGAACAGCGTTATTGGCAACCATTACGCTGCATTCCGTGGCGACTGGGCTGCAATCGCTGGTCTGTCTGCCAATGTATCTGACTCGGTTGCGATCAACACGCAGTTCGGCTACAGCCAGGTCAAGGATTGGGAAGTTGCTGCAAACGTAGCCTTCACGGTTGTTCCCGGCTTCACCGTTACCCCGGAAGTTGACTATGTCAAGGACGGCGTAACTGGCGATCACCGTTGGGGCGGCATCCTGCGCTTCGACCGCTCGTTCTAA
- the smpB gene encoding SsrA-binding protein SmpB, with product MAPKGSQRTVNKIVAENRKARFNYEIIDTFEAGLMLTGTEVKSLREGKANIAESYASDEGNEIWLINSHLPEYLQANRFNHEPRRRRKLLLSKREINRLRIAINREGMTLIPLKIYFNEKGRAKLELALGKGKKLHDKRETEKERDWNRQKSRLLKTGG from the coding sequence ATGGCACCCAAAGGCAGTCAGCGCACCGTCAACAAGATCGTGGCGGAGAATCGCAAGGCGCGGTTCAATTACGAGATCATCGACACCTTTGAAGCGGGCCTGATGCTGACGGGCACCGAGGTAAAGTCCCTGCGCGAGGGCAAGGCCAATATCGCCGAATCCTATGCCTCCGACGAGGGCAACGAGATCTGGCTGATCAATTCGCATCTGCCGGAATATCTGCAGGCCAACCGCTTCAATCACGAACCGCGCCGCCGCCGCAAGCTCCTGCTGTCAAAGCGCGAGATCAACCGGCTCCGGATCGCAATCAACCGCGAGGGCATGACGCTCATTCCGCTGAAGATCTATTTCAACGAGAAGGGCAGGGCCAAGCTGGAACTGGCGCTCGGCAAGGGCAAGAAGCTGCATGACAAGCGCGAGACCGAGAAGGAACGCGACTGGAACCGCCAGAAGTCCCGGCTGCTGAAAACCGGTGGCTGA
- a CDS encoding alpha/beta hydrolase, translating to MRLYGPLPGKDSRPLVCLPGLTRNGRDFHRLAVKISTDRHAPRSVITVDSRGRGGSDRDPDASRYTLPVEAGDVISVLAALGMEKADFIGTSRGGLILHLLAGMAPDLLGKLVLNDIGPVIEREGLRHIQTYLDPSPQPRSRREVVAALKLVHGEAFPALEEQDWQDMADALYREDGGMLIPDVDPAIASATRALDLTQPLPDLWALFDLLRDKPLLLIRGENSRLLSYETAEAMQARHPGCTVVTATGQGHAPVLDKGDVFAAIAAFLAIQD from the coding sequence GTGCGGCTCTACGGTCCGTTGCCCGGCAAGGATAGTCGCCCGCTTGTCTGCCTGCCGGGGCTGACCCGCAACGGGCGGGATTTTCATCGGCTGGCGGTGAAAATATCGACGGACAGGCACGCTCCCCGCTCCGTCATCACCGTGGATTCGCGCGGGCGCGGCGGCTCGGACCGGGATCCGGATGCCAGCCGCTATACGCTGCCGGTGGAAGCCGGCGACGTGATCTCGGTGCTGGCGGCGCTTGGCATGGAAAAGGCGGATTTCATCGGCACCTCGCGTGGCGGACTGATCCTGCATCTCCTCGCCGGCATGGCACCGGACCTTCTCGGAAAACTCGTCCTCAACGATATCGGCCCGGTGATCGAGCGCGAAGGCCTCCGGCATATCCAGACCTATCTCGACCCCTCCCCCCAGCCACGATCAAGGCGCGAAGTGGTGGCGGCGCTGAAGCTGGTGCATGGCGAGGCCTTTCCGGCGCTCGAGGAACAGGACTGGCAGGACATGGCCGATGCGCTCTATCGCGAGGACGGCGGAATGCTGATCCCGGATGTCGACCCCGCCATCGCCAGCGCCACCCGGGCGCTCGACCTCACCCAGCCGCTGCCGGACCTCTGGGCGCTGTTCGACCTGTTGAGGGACAAGCCGCTGCTGCTGATCCGCGGCGAAAATTCGCGCCTGTTGTCGTACGAGACCGCCGAAGCCATGCAGGCCAGGCATCCCGGTTGCACGGTGGTGACGGCAACAGGTCAGGGCCACGCACCGGTGCTGGACAAGGGAGACGTGTTTGCCGCGATTGCGGCGTTTCTGGCGATACAGGATTAA
- the rpoZ gene encoding DNA-directed RNA polymerase subunit omega — translation MARVTVEDCIDKVDNRFELVLLASHRARLISQGAPITIDRDNDKNPVVALREIADEMLSPDDLKEDLIHSLQKHVEVDEPEHDGSAMLGAGADTPDKSLDEDDLPETITFDQMSEEELLAGIEGLVPPEKSDDY, via the coding sequence ATGGCCCGTGTCACCGTAGAAGACTGCATTGATAAGGTTGATAACCGTTTTGAGCTGGTGCTTCTGGCCAGCCATCGCGCGCGTCTGATCTCGCAAGGTGCGCCCATCACCATCGACCGCGACAATGACAAGAACCCCGTCGTGGCGCTGCGCGAAATTGCCGACGAGATGCTGTCGCCCGACGATCTCAAGGAAGACCTGATCCATTCGCTGCAGAAGCATGTCGAAGTCGACGAGCCCGAGCATGATGGCAGCGCGATGCTGGGTGCCGGTGCCGACACCCCGGACAAGAGCCTCGACGAAGACGACCTGCCGGAAACCATCACCTTCGACCAGATGTCGGAAGAAGAACTGCTGGCCGGCATCGAGGGCCTGGTTCCCCCGGAAAAGAGCGACGATTACTGA
- a CDS encoding lytic transglycosylase domain-containing protein, which yields MKKLISLTLLSLSLLDSAAFAGALAAKASDATQRMAGDITGSIPRASAKSVASPLLKAGLDALGNDDLDAALAARDRLHKGTLDRHILTWAIAVSGATGVPSAEIAEAQQELKGWPGLDRLRALSEKALMREAPAAAEVLDAFGDTMPETAEGSVILANALKQTGNPARAAKVLRKAWRTMIFDTALESRVLKQMPGLLTAADHKARMDLLLYNDRIAQAKRLAGLGQAQSLYTAWAAVMNKSPKSAALLKAVDGRWTSDPGYLYARIQYNRRQENWDTAAKLLASMPHDRASLVAPGEWWNEQRIISRGLLDAGKFKAAYRVAANEVAEEPADQAEAQFHAGWYALRGLNDPATASRHFRAILKASSRPISVARAWYWLGRAADVAGDPEARADYAKAASLPGTFYGQVAAARLKRQTIDVTYPTPTAEDRSTFQSREAVQAIARLEAAGHGHRAAKLYMALAEQLNSPGELALLAARAERTGNHQLSLNVGKTAFGRGIDAAALAFPVGVIPASANISGSGKALAYAIARQESAFNPSAVSAANARGLLQLLPGTAKVVAKRNGIAFSKDRLSSDAGYNATLGAHYLGEQIDTFQGSYILTFVAYNAGPKRVPEWINRYGDPRGKSIEEVVDWVERIPFTETRNYVQRVMENYEVYKSRLGQKSNIVEDLRFGRSGATRTASAD from the coding sequence ATGAAGAAACTCATTTCGCTGACCCTGCTCAGTCTGTCGCTTCTCGACAGTGCGGCCTTTGCCGGTGCCCTCGCGGCAAAGGCCTCCGACGCGACGCAGCGCATGGCGGGCGACATCACCGGCTCCATTCCCCGCGCCTCGGCAAAGAGCGTGGCAAGCCCCCTGCTGAAGGCGGGGCTGGATGCGCTTGGCAATGATGATCTCGACGCCGCGCTCGCCGCCCGCGACCGGCTGCACAAGGGCACGCTGGACCGGCACATATTGACCTGGGCGATTGCCGTTTCGGGGGCAACGGGCGTTCCCTCCGCCGAAATTGCCGAAGCCCAGCAGGAGCTGAAAGGCTGGCCGGGGCTCGACCGTTTGCGGGCGCTGTCGGAAAAGGCGCTGATGCGCGAGGCCCCTGCCGCCGCCGAGGTGCTCGACGCGTTTGGCGATACGATGCCGGAAACGGCTGAAGGGTCGGTGATTCTCGCCAATGCGCTGAAACAGACGGGTAATCCCGCCCGCGCCGCAAAGGTGTTGCGCAAGGCCTGGCGGACGATGATCTTTGACACCGCGCTCGAAAGCCGGGTGCTGAAACAGATGCCGGGCCTGCTCACCGCCGCCGACCACAAGGCGCGGATGGATCTGCTGCTCTATAATGACCGGATCGCCCAGGCGAAACGTCTGGCTGGTCTCGGCCAGGCGCAGAGTCTTTACACGGCCTGGGCCGCCGTGATGAACAAGTCGCCGAAATCGGCCGCCCTGCTGAAGGCGGTCGATGGCAGGTGGACGTCCGATCCCGGCTATCTCTATGCCCGCATCCAGTATAACCGCCGCCAGGAAAACTGGGATACAGCCGCGAAATTGCTCGCCTCGATGCCGCATGACAGGGCGAGCCTGGTCGCTCCCGGTGAATGGTGGAACGAACAGCGGATCATCAGCCGTGGCCTGCTCGATGCCGGCAAGTTCAAGGCCGCCTATCGGGTCGCGGCAAACGAAGTGGCGGAGGAACCGGCGGATCAGGCCGAGGCGCAGTTTCATGCCGGCTGGTATGCTTTGCGCGGCCTCAACGACCCCGCCACCGCCTCGCGGCATTTCCGGGCCATCCTGAAAGCCTCCAGCCGGCCGATTTCGGTGGCCCGCGCCTGGTACTGGCTGGGCCGGGCTGCCGATGTCGCGGGTGATCCGGAGGCAAGGGCAGATTATGCCAAGGCCGCCAGCCTGCCCGGCACCTTCTACGGCCAGGTGGCCGCCGCCAGGCTGAAGCGCCAGACAATCGACGTCACCTATCCCACCCCGACGGCGGAGGATCGCAGCACCTTCCAGTCCCGCGAGGCGGTGCAGGCGATTGCCAGGCTTGAAGCCGCAGGCCACGGGCACCGGGCGGCAAAGCTTTACATGGCACTGGCCGAACAGCTGAACAGCCCCGGCGAACTGGCGCTGCTCGCCGCACGCGCCGAAAGGACCGGCAATCACCAGTTGTCGCTGAATGTCGGCAAGACCGCCTTTGGCCGTGGCATCGATGCGGCGGCCCTTGCCTTCCCGGTCGGGGTCATTCCGGCGAGCGCCAATATTTCCGGCTCCGGCAAGGCGCTCGCCTATGCCATCGCCCGGCAGGAAAGCGCCTTCAACCCGAGCGCGGTTTCGGCGGCCAATGCAAGGGGCCTGCTGCAGCTTCTGCCCGGCACCGCCAAGGTGGTGGCGAAGCGCAACGGCATTGCCTTTTCCAAGGACCGGCTTTCCAGCGATGCCGGATACAATGCCACACTCGGCGCCCATTATCTCGGCGAACAGATCGACACCTTCCAGGGCTCCTATATCCTGACCTTCGTCGCCTATAATGCCGGGCCGAAGCGGGTGCCGGAATGGATCAACCGCTATGGCGACCCGCGCGGCAAATCCATCGAAGAGGTGGTGGACTGGGTGGAGCGGATTCCCTTCACCGAGACCCGCAACTATGTGCAGCGGGTGATGGAAAATTACGAAGTCTACAAGAGCCGCCTCGGCCAGAAATCCAATATCGTCGAAGACCTCCGCTTCGGTCGTTCGGGCGCAACGCGCACCGCTTCGGCGGATTGA
- a CDS encoding porin, giving the protein MNIKSLLLGSAAALAVVSGAHAADAIVAAEPEPAEYVKVCDAFGTGYFYIPGTETCLKIGGLVRYEVKGGDLYRAPSGWSKSSRFQLNVSTASDTEYGALKTKGVIQFNNYNGTDGLDLNAATISLGGLTIGQDDSLFTTATGYAGNVLEDFTNVGYGPFDTQQIRYTYDNGAGFTIAAALEHDPSTVNIYATDEKTGEHVKDAAGNDIVIGTKGGPDDDYVPNLTAAVTYSAGDFGFSAAAGYDERASAGAIKARVDGKFGAVSAFLMAGYNTGDTPNHYAAWNGDWALWAGLSANVSDSVALNAAVNYDQAKDLDLAFNAAFTVASGFTITPEIDYAKAGGGDGIWGGIVRFDRNF; this is encoded by the coding sequence ATGAACATCAAGAGCCTTCTCCTCGGCTCCGCTGCAGCTCTCGCTGTAGTCTCTGGCGCACATGCCGCCGACGCCATCGTCGCCGCTGAGCCGGAACCCGCAGAATATGTAAAGGTCTGCGACGCATTCGGCACCGGCTATTTCTACATCCCCGGCACCGAAACCTGCCTGAAGATCGGCGGCCTCGTTCGCTACGAAGTCAAGGGTGGCGATCTCTATCGTGCACCCAGTGGCTGGAGCAAGTCTTCGCGCTTCCAGCTGAACGTTTCGACGGCTTCGGACACTGAATATGGTGCCTTGAAAACCAAGGGCGTTATCCAATTCAACAACTACAATGGCACGGATGGCCTCGACCTCAATGCTGCGACGATCTCGCTCGGCGGCCTGACCATTGGCCAGGACGACTCGCTGTTCACGACTGCAACCGGTTATGCCGGCAATGTCCTCGAAGATTTCACCAATGTCGGCTACGGCCCGTTCGATACCCAGCAGATCCGTTACACCTATGACAACGGCGCCGGGTTTACCATCGCAGCGGCTCTGGAACATGACCCGTCTACGGTCAACATCTACGCGACTGACGAGAAGACCGGAGAGCATGTTAAAGACGCTGCTGGCAATGATATTGTCATCGGCACCAAAGGCGGCCCGGACGACGACTACGTTCCGAACCTGACTGCTGCTGTGACCTACAGCGCGGGTGATTTCGGCTTCAGCGCTGCTGCCGGTTATGACGAAAGAGCAAGCGCAGGTGCTATCAAGGCACGCGTCGACGGCAAGTTCGGTGCTGTTTCTGCCTTCCTGATGGCTGGTTACAACACCGGCGACACCCCGAACCACTATGCCGCCTGGAATGGCGATTGGGCCCTCTGGGCTGGTCTGTCGGCCAATGTTTCGGACAGCGTGGCTCTGAATGCTGCGGTCAACTATGACCAGGCCAAGGATCTGGATCTGGCCTTCAATGCGGCCTTCACGGTTGCTTCCGGCTTCACCATCACCCCGGAAATCGACTATGCCAAGGCTGGCGGCGGCGATGGCATCTGGGGCGGCATCGTCCGTTTCGATCGCAATTTCTGA
- a CDS encoding porin has protein sequence MNIKSLLLGSAAALAVVSGAHAADAIVAAQPEPAEYVKVCDAYGTGYFYIPGTETCLKFGGKVRYDIKTGAEYDANAEKSWSKRSRFELHVSTASDTEYGALKTSGNVQFNNDNNSDSLDIIEATVSLGGLTIGQTDSLFSTLNGYAGNVIQDGDIVGYGPFDTQLIQYTHDAGNGLTISAALEHDPVVAGSPDDNYIPNLVAGAAYSNDGFGIGGVVGYDRDAQSAVLKARLDGKFGIVSAFLIGEYNTDSTSAIPNVYAVFGGDWAVIGGFTVNATDKLQFNTQVGYSDAEDFEVAADMTYTLVDGFAITPEVDYVRPGAGDDRWGGILRFDRSF, from the coding sequence ATGAATATCAAGAGCCTTCTCCTCGGCTCCGCTGCAGCGCTTGCTGTCGTCTCTGGCGCACATGCCGCTGACGCCATTGTTGCTGCACAGCCCGAACCGGCTGAATATGTAAAGGTCTGTGATGCCTATGGCACCGGCTATTTCTACATTCCGGGCACCGAAACCTGCCTGAAGTTTGGCGGCAAGGTTCGCTATGACATCAAGACCGGCGCGGAATATGACGCAAATGCCGAGAAATCCTGGAGCAAGCGCTCGCGCTTCGAACTGCACGTTTCCACCGCTTCGGACACCGAATACGGCGCGCTGAAGACCAGCGGCAATGTCCAGTTCAATAATGACAACAATTCCGACTCGCTCGACATCATCGAAGCCACCGTCTCGCTCGGCGGCCTCACCATCGGCCAGACCGATTCGCTGTTTTCGACACTCAACGGCTACGCAGGCAATGTCATCCAGGATGGCGATATCGTTGGCTATGGCCCCTTCGACACGCAGTTGATCCAGTATACCCATGATGCGGGTAACGGGCTGACTATTTCGGCTGCGCTGGAGCATGATCCAGTTGTCGCAGGCAGCCCCGACGACAATTACATCCCCAACCTCGTTGCAGGCGCGGCCTACAGCAACGATGGCTTCGGCATCGGTGGCGTCGTCGGTTATGACCGGGATGCCCAGTCGGCTGTGCTGAAGGCGCGTCTGGATGGCAAGTTCGGCATTGTCTCCGCCTTCCTGATCGGCGAATACAATACCGACAGCACCAGCGCGATCCCGAATGTCTATGCCGTGTTTGGCGGCGACTGGGCCGTCATTGGCGGCTTTACGGTCAATGCGACCGACAAGCTCCAGTTCAACACCCAGGTTGGCTACAGCGATGCGGAGGACTTCGAAGTGGCGGCGGACATGACCTATACTTTGGTCGACGGTTTCGCCATCACCCCGGAAGTCGACTATGTCCGTCCGGGAGCGGGCGATGACCGCTGGGGCGGCATCCTGCGCTTCGACCGCTCATTCTGA
- the dapA gene encoding 4-hydroxy-tetrahydrodipicolinate synthase: protein MFKGSMPALVTPFTDTGAVDEAAFAAHVNWVIAEGSHGVVPVGTTGESPTLSHAEHKRVVELCIEVTDRRVPVIAGAGSNNTSEAIDLARHAEKAGADGILVVTPYYNKPTQKGLIAHYKAIAEAVSLPIIIYNIPGRSVVDMSPETMGALANAHKNIVGVKDATGKIERVSEQRATAGKDFIQLSGEDASALGFNAHGGVGCISVTANVAPKLCAEFQQATLAGDYAKALTFQDRLMPLHKAIFMEPGVCGAKYGLSKLGRMSRAVRSPLLAHLEPSTQAAMDAAMRHAGLIA, encoded by the coding sequence ATGTTCAAGGGATCGATGCCCGCTCTCGTGACCCCGTTTACCGATACCGGTGCGGTGGATGAGGCGGCGTTTGCTGCGCATGTCAACTGGGTGATTGCGGAAGGCAGCCACGGCGTCGTGCCGGTTGGCACCACCGGCGAATCGCCGACGCTGTCGCATGCCGAGCACAAACGGGTGGTCGAACTCTGCATCGAGGTGACCGACCGGCGCGTGCCGGTGATTGCCGGTGCCGGCTCCAACAATACCAGCGAAGCCATCGATCTCGCCCGCCACGCCGAAAAGGCCGGTGCCGACGGCATTCTCGTCGTCACGCCCTATTACAACAAGCCGACCCAGAAGGGCCTGATCGCCCATTACAAGGCGATTGCCGAAGCCGTGTCGCTGCCGATCATCATCTACAACATTCCCGGCCGCTCGGTGGTCGACATGTCGCCCGAGACGATGGGGGCGCTGGCCAATGCCCACAAGAACATTGTCGGCGTCAAGGATGCCACAGGCAAGATCGAACGGGTCTCCGAACAGCGCGCCACGGCCGGCAAGGATTTCATCCAGTTGTCCGGCGAAGATGCAAGCGCGCTTGGCTTCAACGCCCATGGCGGTGTCGGCTGCATTTCGGTGACGGCCAATGTCGCGCCAAAACTCTGCGCCGAATTCCAGCAGGCGACGCTTGCAGGTGATTACGCAAAGGCGCTCACCTTTCAGGACCGGCTGATGCCGCTCCACAAGGCGATCTTCATGGAACCCGGCGTCTGCGGTGCGAAATATGGCCTGTCGAAGCTTGGCCGGATGAGCCGCGCGGTGCGTTCTCCGCTTCTCGCCCATCTCGAACCCTCGACGCAAGCCGCCATGGACGCCGCCATGCGGCACGCCGGCCTGATTGCCTGA
- a CDS encoding HlyD family type I secretion periplasmic adaptor subunit has translation MIQEKMPVGGEPVLLNPAPKPKKPVNDGLARQIAIGYGLVGIMGVAIFGWAANTMINGAVVGSGRVIVESDEKLVQHAVGGVVGKIMATDGAHVREGDTLIRLNDTALKANLAIIDSELSALKARLARLRAERDGADKLSFPPEMLSASTAADVDSMRSETQFFTSRHKAKENRKQQLAQKIDQLKQQAKGYAILVDSRKRQWDLVDADLAISRDLLAKNLTTRSQVRALEQGSARLEGEYGSILTEKASILAQIAETELQITGVDEDTGTEVMKDLRDTEAKIAEDDARRINASDQLSRVDITAPASGIVHETVVHTIGGVINPGETIMKIVPENVALNMELRISPTDIDQVHLGEKVELKFPAFTRNKTPELDGTVILVGADASVDRQTGRSYYVIRVAPEADTRQKLKDKGIELVPGMPVEAFIETGERSTLSYLVKPVMDQIDRAFRED, from the coding sequence ATGATACAGGAAAAAATGCCCGTCGGCGGCGAGCCCGTGCTGTTGAACCCCGCGCCAAAGCCGAAAAAGCCGGTCAATGATGGCCTCGCGCGCCAGATCGCCATCGGCTACGGCCTGGTCGGCATCATGGGCGTGGCGATTTTCGGCTGGGCCGCCAATACGATGATCAACGGCGCGGTTGTCGGTTCCGGCCGCGTCATCGTCGAATCGGACGAGAAGCTGGTCCAGCATGCGGTCGGCGGCGTGGTCGGCAAGATCATGGCGACCGATGGTGCGCATGTTCGCGAGGGCGATACGCTGATCCGCCTGAACGACACCGCGCTCAAGGCCAATCTGGCCATCATAGATTCGGAACTTTCGGCGCTGAAGGCCCGGCTGGCGCGGCTGCGCGCCGAACGGGATGGTGCCGACAAACTCAGCTTCCCGCCCGAGATGCTGTCCGCCTCCACTGCGGCTGATGTGGATTCGATGCGCAGCGAAACGCAGTTTTTCACGTCACGGCACAAGGCGAAGGAAAACCGCAAGCAGCAACTGGCCCAGAAAATCGACCAGCTGAAGCAGCAGGCCAAGGGCTATGCCATCCTGGTCGACAGCCGCAAGCGGCAATGGGATCTGGTCGATGCCGATCTTGCCATCTCCAGGGACCTGCTGGCCAAGAATCTCACCACCCGCAGCCAGGTGCGGGCGCTGGAACAGGGCTCGGCGCGGCTTGAGGGCGAATATGGCTCCATCCTGACGGAGAAGGCCAGCATCCTTGCGCAGATCGCCGAAACCGAGCTGCAGATTACCGGCGTCGACGAAGACACGGGAACCGAGGTGATGAAGGATCTGCGCGACACCGAGGCAAAGATTGCCGAAGACGATGCCCGCCGGATAAACGCCAGCGACCAGCTGTCACGCGTCGACATCACGGCTCCGGCATCCGGCATTGTGCATGAGACCGTGGTGCATACCATCGGCGGCGTGATCAATCCCGGCGAGACGATCATGAAGATCGTCCCTGAAAATGTCGCGCTGAACATGGAGCTTCGAATCAGTCCGACCGATATTGACCAGGTGCATCTGGGGGAAAAGGTGGAGCTGAAATTCCCGGCCTTTACCCGCAACAAGACCCCGGAACTGGACGGAACCGTCATTCTGGTCGGTGCCGATGCCTCTGTGGACCGCCAGACAGGCCGCAGCTACTACGTTATCCGGGTGGCACCTGAAGCCGACACCCGACAGAAGCTCAAGGACAAGGGCATCGAACTGGTGCCGGGCATGCCGGTTGAAGCCTTTATCGAAACCGGCGAGCGCAGCACGCTCTCCTACCTGGTCAAACCGGTGATGGACCAGATCGACCGGGCCTTCCGCGAGGATTGA